One window of the Perca flavescens isolate YP-PL-M2 chromosome 5, PFLA_1.0, whole genome shotgun sequence genome contains the following:
- the LOC114555213 gene encoding nicotinamide riboside kinase 1 isoform X2, with protein MKTLLVGVGGMTNGGKSTLSRSLYQKIPKSCLIAQDSYFKDDSIVPVDSNGFKQYDMLDALHMDTMMCEVDSWRRDPLSFMKQRGLNPEHTASSSADEEVYVLIVEGFLIFNHSDSG; from the exons ATGAAGACACTACTTGTAGGAGTTGGCGG GATGACCAATGGAGGAAAATCTACTCTTTCTAGGAGTCTATACCAGAAGATACCCAAAAGCTGTCTCATTGCACAGGATTCATATTTTAAG GATGATTCTATAGTACCAGTGGACAGCAATGGGTTTAAGCAATATGACA TGCTGGATGCTCTCCACATGGACACGATGATGTGCGAGGTTGACTCGTGGCGTAGAGATCCTTTGTCGTTCATGAAGCAACGAGGCCTGAACCCAGAACACACAGCATCATCATCAGCTGATGAGGAGGTGTATGTGCTGATCGTGGAGGGTTTCCTCATTTTCAACCACAG tgacagtggatag
- the ostf1 gene encoding osteoclast-stimulating factor 1 yields the protein MSKPPPKPAKPGQVKVFRALFTFDPRTPDELFFEEGDFLYISDTSDSNWWKGTCRGRTGLIPSNYVAEQAESIDNPLHEAAKRGNLSWLRECVENKVGINGLDKAGNTALYWACHGGHKDVVEVLLSQPNVELNQQNKLGDTALHAAAWKGYSDIVEMLLSKDPRTDIKNNEGKLALEMATNAMCASLLKRKQGSNITRTHSNAEEYLDDEDSD from the exons ATGTCGAAGCCTCCTCCCAAGCCGGCCAAGCCAG GCCAAGTCAAGGTGTTCCGAGCACTGTTTACCTTCGACCCCAGAACG cCAGACGAGCTGTTCTTTGAAGAAGGAGATTTCTTGTACATCTCTGACACA AGTGACAGTAATTGGTGGAAGGGGACATGCCGAGGAAGGACAGGACTAATTCCAAGTAACTATG tggctGAGCAGGCAGAGTCTATTGACAATCCATTACACGAAGCAGCCAAACGAG GCAATCTGAGCTGGCTGAGGGAATGTGTGGAAAACAAGGTTGGAATCAATGGGCTGGATAAGGCTGGAAACACTGCCCTCTACTGGGCATGCCATGGAGGACATAAAG ATGTGGTGGAGGTGTTGCTAAGCCAGCCCAACGTGGAGCTCAACCAGCAG AATAAACTTGGGGACACCGCTCTGCACGCTGCTGCCTGGAAGGGTTATTCTGACATTGTGGAAATGTTACTGAGCAAGG ATCCAAGGACAGACATTAAGAACAATGAGGGTAAGCTGGCTCTGGAGATGGCCACCAACGCAATGTGTGCGTCACTTCTCAAAAGGAAGCAGGGAAGCA ACATCACCCGCACACACAGCAACGCTGAAGAGTATTTGGACGATGAGGACTCGGACTAA
- the LOC114555213 gene encoding nicotinamide riboside kinase 1 isoform X1 yields the protein MKTLLVGVGGMTNGGKSTLSRSLYQKIPKSCLIAQDSYFKDDSIVPVDSNGFKQYDMLDALHMDTMMCEVDSWRRDPLSFMKQRGLNPEHTASSSADEEVYVLIVEGFLIFNHRYTREATVLISDIIDTLFKVLRKTYVASC from the exons ATGAAGACACTACTTGTAGGAGTTGGCGG GATGACCAATGGAGGAAAATCTACTCTTTCTAGGAGTCTATACCAGAAGATACCCAAAAGCTGTCTCATTGCACAGGATTCATATTTTAAG GATGATTCTATAGTACCAGTGGACAGCAATGGGTTTAAGCAATATGACA TGCTGGATGCTCTCCACATGGACACGATGATGTGCGAGGTTGACTCGTGGCGTAGAGATCCTTTGTCGTTCATGAAGCAACGAGGCCTGAACCCAGAACACACAGCATCATCATCAGCTGATGAGGAGGTGTATGTGCTGATCGTGGAGGGTTTCCTCATTTTCAACCACAGGTACACGAGGGAGGCTACTGTGCTTATTTCAGATATTATTGACACTTTATTTAAGGTCCTAAGAAAGACCTATGTAGCTTCATGCTAA